In Piliocolobus tephrosceles isolate RC106 chromosome 5, ASM277652v3, whole genome shotgun sequence, a single genomic region encodes these proteins:
- the POU5F1 gene encoding POU domain, class 5, transcription factor 1, which yields MAGHLASDFAFSPPPGGGGDGPGGPEPGWVDPRTWLSFQGPPGGPGIGPGVGPGSEVWGIPPCPPPYEFCGGMAYCGPQVGVGLVPQGGLETSQPEGEAGAGVESNSDGASPEPCTVPSGAVKLEKEKLEQNAEESQDIKALQKELEQFAKLLKQKRITLGYTQADVGLTLGVLFGKVFSQTTICRFEALQLSFKNMCKLRPLLQKWVEEADNNENLQEICKAETLVQARKRKRTSIENRVRGSLENLFLQCPKPTLQQISHIAQQLGLEKDVVRVWFCNRRQKGKRSSSDYAQREDFEAAGSPFSGGQVSFPLAPGPHFGTPGYGSPHFTALYSSVPFPEGEAFPPVSLTTLGSPMHSN from the exons ATGGCGGGACACCTGGCTTCGGATTTCGCCTTCTCGCCCCCTCCAGGCGGTGGAGGTGATGGGCCAGGGGGGCCGGAGCCGGGCTGGGTTGATCCTCGGACCTGGCTAAGCTTCCAAGGCCCTCCTGGAGGGCCAGGAATCGGGCCGGGGGTTGGGCCAGGCTCTGAGGTGTGGGGGATTCCCCCGTGCCCCCCACCATATGAGTTCTGTGGGGGGATGGCGTACTGTGGGCCTCAGGTTGGAGTGGGGCTAGTGCCCCAAGGCGGCTTGGAGACCTCTCAGCCTGAGGGCGAAGCAGGAGCCGGGGTGGAGAGCAACTCCGATGGGGCCTCCCCAGAGCCCTGCACCGTCCCCAGTGGTGCCGTGAAGCTGGAGAAGGAGAAGCTGGAGCAAAACGCGGAGGAG TCCCAGGACATCAAAGCTCTGCAGAAAGAACTCGAGCAATTTGCCAAGCTCCTGAAGCAGAAGAGGATCACCCTGGGATATACACAGGCCGATGTGGGGCTCACCCTGGGGGTTCTATTTG GGAAGGTGTTCAGCCAAACGACCATCTGCCGCTTTGAGGCTCTGCAGCTTAGCTTCAAGAACATGTGTAAGCTACGGCCCTTGCTGCAGAAGTGGGTGGAGGAAGCTGACAACAATGAAAATCTTCAGGag ATATGCAAAGCAGAAACCCTCGTGCAGGCCCGAAAGAGAAAGCGAACCAGTATCGAGAACCGAGTGAGAGGCAGCCTGGAGAATTTGTTCCTGCAGTGCCCGAAACCCACACTGCAGCAGATCAGCCACATCGCCCAGCAGCTTGGGCTCGAGAAGGAT GTGGTCCGAGTGTGGTTCTGTAACCGGCGCCAGAAGGGCAAGCGATCAAGCAGTGACTATGCACAACGAGAGGATTTTGAGGCTGCTGGGTCTCCTTTCTCAGGGGGACAAGTGTCCTTTCCTCTGGCCCCAGGGCCCCATTTTGGTACCCCAGGCTATGGGAGCCCTCACTTCACTGCACTGTACTCCTCGGTCCCTTTCCCTGAGGGGGAAGCCTTTCCCCCTGTCTCCCTCACCACTCTGGGCTCTCCCATGCATTCAAACTGA